A DNA window from Triticum dicoccoides isolate Atlit2015 ecotype Zavitan unplaced genomic scaffold, WEW_v2.0 scaffold246860, whole genome shotgun sequence contains the following coding sequences:
- the LOC119345525 gene encoding uncharacterized protein LOC119345525, whose amino-acid sequence PPPPPPPPSDEGAAAWARRAAALSLLGLTGAVAASAFSDLSVFLSCSSQAMEKATKNQQVASAIGEPITRGPWYSASIAVNRARRSVSCTFPVSGPQGDGLLKFKAVRLGGVCRLTT is encoded by the exons cctcctccgcccCCGCCGTCGGACGAGGGGGCCGCAGCGTGGGCCCGTCGCGCGGCCGCGCTCTCGCTGCTGGGGCTCACCGGCGCCGTCGCCGCCAGCGCCTTCAGCGACCTCTCCGTCTTCCTCTCCTGCTCCAG CCAGGCAATGGAGAAGGCTACCAAGAACCAGCAGGTAGCGAGCGCGATCGGCGAGCCCATCACGCGGGGTCCCTGGTACAGCGCCTCCATCGCCGTGAACCGCGCGAGGCGCTCCGTCTCCTGCACTTTCCCGGTGTCGGGGCCCCAAGGCGACGGGCTTCTCAAGTTCAAGGCTGTTCGCTTGGGAGGTGTGTGCCGGTTGACGACTTGA